The DNA sequence CGTGCGCGCCTTCAGGGGTGCGCCTCCCGCGCACCCGGCGCGCACCGGAACCCATCCGGCTTGAACCGGACTCGACCATACCGGCAGCCGTCGAACACACAAGTGCTCTTCCTTCATTCGGAATTCTGGAATCCGCACTCTCCGATTGCCTCCATTGCCGACGTGCGCACCAGTTCGTACGCCTGTCGCAAATCCCTCCCGACATAGGAGTGCGTGGCCAGGTCGACCAGCCGCGGATCCGCGTTGACCGCGACCGAAACCGGCACGGCGGCGAACAGATCCAGGTCGGACAGTGAGTCTCCATAGGCAACGCAGTCGTCCTTGGCCACGCCGAACTCTTCACAGAGCCGGTTCGCGATCTTCACCTTCGCCGCCGCGTTGAGGATGCCGGTGGGATCCATGGGCTCGCTGAACGGCACCGAGGGGAACCGGGAGCCGTGCGCGGCATGGGTGCCCCAGCCGAGGAGCCGTTCGACGAAGAACGAGGGCGAGAGCGAGACGACGGCGCAGTAGTCGCCGTTCGCCCGGATCTCGGCCCAGGTGTCCTGGATGCCGGACAGCCAGGGCGCCCCGTCGAAGGCCAGGCCCACCTGGGCATCGGTGAGATCCGCCCACAGCGCATGGACCCGTACTCCGTACTGGATCGAATCGATACGCCCCGAGATGAAATCCCGTTCAAGTGCGGCTATTTCTTGCTCCAGGCCCAGTTGCCGGGATATCTCCACCGGCGCCGCAGTGCCGTACAGCAGCGTTCCGTCCAGGTCAAAGAGGTGTAGGCGTGCCATGTACGCCGAGACTAGTACCCGCGGTTACTCCCGCTGTCAGACGCCGAAGTCCGCCGCTCCCGGCACC is a window from the Streptomyces spectabilis genome containing:
- a CDS encoding HAD family hydrolase — its product is MARLHLFDLDGTLLYGTAAPVEISRQLGLEQEIAALERDFISGRIDSIQYGVRVHALWADLTDAQVGLAFDGAPWLSGIQDTWAEIRANGDYCAVVSLSPSFFVERLLGWGTHAAHGSRFPSVPFSEPMDPTGILNAAAKVKIANRLCEEFGVAKDDCVAYGDSLSDLDLFAAVPVSVAVNADPRLVDLATHSYVGRDLRQAYELVRTSAMEAIGECGFQNSE